The window CCGGCACCTCGACCCGTGCGAAGCGCCCGCTGCCGCGGACCGCACCCACCCAGGGCAGCGCGCGTGCGGCGCGGGCGAGCGCGCGCGGATCGTCCCCCCAGACGCGATAGAGCGCGGCCCGGATCGAGCCGCGCAGGGCCTCCGGCGTCCCGCTCGCCACGACGCGCCCCTCGTCGAGGTACACGAGATGATGGCAGCGCGCGGCTTCGTCGAGGTAGCTGGTCGAGAGCAGCACCAGCGTGCGGTCGCTGCGGGCGGCGAGCATCTCCCAGATCTCGCCGCGCGCCAGGACGTCGACCCCCGCCGTCGGCTCGTCGAGCACCAGCAGCTCGGGCTCGGGCAGGAGCGCGTTGGCGACGGCGAGCTTCTGCTTCATCCCGCCGGAGAGGGCGCCGACGGGCCGGTCCCGGAAGGACGCGAGGGTGGTGCGCACGAGCAGCTCCTCGCTGCGCTCGGCGAAGACGCCGGCCGGGATCCGGTGCAGGCGCGCCGTGAAGCGCAGGTTCTCGAGCACCGAGAGG of the Deltaproteobacteria bacterium genome contains:
- a CDS encoding ABC transporter ATP-binding protein, with amino-acid sequence MSAAPAAAVPAVPSVRLEGLAKRFGRRAALRGVDLAIEGAQMVGVVGPDGAGKTTLLRAIAGLLEVEARQAWVLGTDLRGDVRGLKRRLGYVPQVFALHRDLSVLENLRFTARLHRIPAGVFAERSEELLVRTTLASFRDRPVGALSGGMKQKLAVANALLPEPELLVLDEPTAGVDVLARGEIWEMLAARSDRTLVLLSTSYLDEAARCHHLVYLDEGRVVASGTPEALRGSIRAALYRVWGDDPRALARAARALPWVGAVRGSGRFARVEVPAERSPGAAAERALLAELPGARLVERVPVDMEATLLVLARAGAGAAP